In a single window of the Nicotiana tomentosiformis chromosome 8, ASM39032v3, whole genome shotgun sequence genome:
- the LOC104112355 gene encoding peroxisomal and mitochondrial division factor 2, giving the protein MADENVANGEVFDDAVEIEGEEDSEGALKTSPLTQKIAALEQENNQLFHENQVVKEKMEKLKHSIEEMENEKVELQKKAEKFESENKALGSVAARAAELEGEHSRLQHDLITAMNDLEESNLELSKLKLALGGLKSSDNEKSGKLSAIESERNLLLLKVEKLEASGNDQRVEVEVKEKEIRGLKKKIEDLEAAVMNNEAWKKEKEALHMVKDDLEKRIMEMMGKVAELEKKLEEKETLINERDVDSNVNGIPGAENKVGSSGVKVGLSVVAVSSVAIAGILCYLRYARKP; this is encoded by the coding sequence ATGGCTGACGAGAATGTTGCCAACGGGGAGGTTTTTGATGATGCAGTGGAGATCGAAGGAGAGGAGGATTCTGAGGGTGCATTGAAAACCTCTCCTTTGACGCAGAAGATAGCTGCCTTGGAGCAAGAGAACAATCAACTTTTTCACGAGAATCAAGTTGTCAAAGAGAAGATGGAGAAATTGAAGCACTCGATTGAGGAAATGGAGAACGAAAAAGTTGAGTTGCAGAAGAAGGCGGAGAAGTTTGAGTCGGAGAATAAGGCTTTAGGATCAGTAGCTGCACGAGCAGCAGAGCTCGAGGGCGAACACTCACGACTGCAGCATGATCTCATAACTGCGATGAACGATCTAGAAGAATCGAATTTGGAGTTGTCGAAACTGAAGTTGGCTCTGGGGGGTTTGAAGAGTAGTGATAATGAGAAGAGTGGGAAATTGAGTGCCATTGAGAGTGAAAGgaatttgttattgttgaaagtcgAGAAGTTGGAAGCTAGTGGAAATGATCAGAGGGTTGAAGTAGAAGTGAAGGAGAAAGAAATTAGGGGCTTAAAGAAGAAGATTGAGGATTTAGAGGCTGCTGTGATGAACAATGAGGCATGGAAAAAGGAGAAGGAGGCGCTTCATATGGTGAAAGATGATTTGGAGAAGAGGATAATGGAGATGATGGGTAAAGTGGCTGAGCTGGAGAAGAAGTTAGAGGAGAAGGAAACGTTGATTAATGAAAGAGATGTTGACAGCAATGTTAATGGAATTCCAGGAGCGGAGAATAAGGTTGGATCTTCGGGTGTAAAAGTAGGCTTGTCAGTGGTGGCTGTATCTTCAGTTGCTATTGCAGGCATTTTGTGCTATCTTCGATATGCAAGAAAACCATAA
- the LOC138896806 gene encoding uncharacterized protein: MLREDQAKKLKELQVLDEVHTGSGLNQELGLQMPGDTRWGSHFKTVRNFIVLFSSIINVLEFLVSEGVNYLERSVAKSLVNDIRSFEFVHMIHLMLKLLAITNDLNIALQRKDQDIVNAMKLVGFAKRQLQVIRESKWESLIDDASSFCSKHDIVIPEMDKNYHLGKSKRRSSSVTYSHHLHVEVFNTVIDLQLSELNSRFDAVNSNLLLGMASLSPDNSFANYDKDRIMKLATLYPHEFSGSKLEDLSYELDNYILFVKEDNDFSNLKGLGDLSETLVETDLYKTWRLVFLLVKLSLILPVATATVERAFSSMKYIKNDLRSRIGDEFLNDCLVCYIEDEIFESVLNDAIIDRFQNMTTRRVQL; the protein is encoded by the coding sequence ATGCTACGAGAGGATCAGGCAAAAAAACTAAAGGAGCTACAAGTGCTTGATGAAGTTCATACAGGAAGTGGACTAAATCAAGAACTTGGACTCCAAATGCCAGGTGATACCCGATGGGGTTCTCATTTTAAGACAGTGCGTAACTTTATTGTATTATTCTCGTCAATCATTAATGTACTTGAGTTTCTTGTAAGTGAGGGTGTAAATTATCTTGAGAGATCAGTGGCAAAAAGTCTAGTGAATGACATAAGATCTTTTGAGTTTGTGCATATGATACATTTGATGTTAAAATTATTAGCAATCACAAATGATTTGAATATAGCTTTGCAAAGAAAAGATCAGGATATTGTAAATGCTATGAAGCTTGTTGGTTTCGCCAAGAGGCAATTGCAAGTGATAAGAGAATCTAAATGGGAATCATTGATAGATGACGCCTCTTCATTTTGTTCCAAGCATGATATTGTGATCCCTGAAATGGATAAGAACTATCATCTTGGAAAGTCAAAGCGTAGGAGTTCAAGTGTTACATATTCTCATCATTTGCATGTCGAAGTTTTTAATACTGTTATTGATTTGCAACTTTCGGAGCTTAACAGTCGTTTTGATGCGGTGAATAGTAATCTACTTCTTGGTATGGCTAGTTTGAGTCCGGATAATTCTTTTGCAAATTATGATAAAGACAGAATTATGAAACTTGCTACACTTTATCCTCATGAGTTTAGTGGTTCAAAGCTTGAAGATCTCAGTTACGAGCTTGACAACTATATTCTCTTTGTGAAAGAAGACAATGATTTCTCTAACTTGAAAGGACTTGGAGATCTTTCAGAAACATTAGTTGAAACAGATTTGTACAAGACTTGGAGACTTGTGTTTTTGCTTGTGAAGTTAAGTCTGATATTGCCTGTCGCTACTGCAACAGTAGAAAGAGCTTTTTCTTCAATGAAGTACATCAAAAATGACTTGCGTAGCAGAATTGGTGATGAATTTTTGAATGACTGTTTAGTTTGTTATATAGAAGATGAAATATTTGAAAGTGTACTTAATGATGCGATTATTGATCGTTTTCAAAACATGACAACCCGTCGGGTACAATTGTAA
- the LOC138896807 gene encoding uncharacterized protein yields MITKFFKAIPTPQSSGSGSSPPTSSSSPSPIIHDNINPSAVSNKEKMLNLNLEPDPAERKQISEYPPNLRDRVRRYYIQQGPYQPRNCSFPKRDFGGFMCQFNLEWFNTSYSGWLEYSVKVDAAFCLCCYLFKNEHGGHRKVGDSFTKNDFRSWNKATERLNAHIGEVNSLHNRCFMMMRDLINQKQSILTSFDKQSKKIKSDYRVRLNASIDVAKFLLKQGMSFRGHDEGETSIKRGNFVELLQWYADRDDEVKKVVLQSAPQNNMMIAPNIQKEIVNACAKEIIKAIVEDLNGDYFGILVDESKDVSHKEQMALVLWYVNKERKLIERFLSIIHVKKITSSSLQKAIYDLLLEHSLSPSQIRGQGYDGASNMQGEINDLKTLILKDNPSAYCIHCFAHQLQLTLVAVAKKIL; encoded by the coding sequence ATGATCACGAAATTTTTCAAGGCTATTCCAACTCCTCAAAGTTCTGGTTCTGGTTCTAGTCCTCCTACATCGAGTTCTTCTCCATCTCCAATTATTCATGACAATATCAATCCTTCGGCGGTATCAAACAAAGAGAAAATGTTGAATTTGAATCTTGAACCTGATCCCGCAGAAAGAAAGCAAATTTCAGAGTATCCTCCGAATTTACGTGACCGAGTGAGAAGATATTATATTCAACAAGGACCTTATCAACCTCGTAATTGTAGTTTTCCAAAAAGAGATTTTGGTGGATTTATGTGTCAATTTAATCTTGAATGGTTTAACACTTCATACTCTGGATGGTTAGAATATAGTGTTAAAGTTGATGCAGCATTTTGCTTATGTTGTTACTTGTTTAAAAATGAGCATGGAGGACATAGAAAAGTTGGGGATTCTTTCACAAAGAATGATTTTAGATCTTGGAATAAAGCTACAGAAAGGCTTAATGCACATATTGGAGAGGTGAATAGTCTTCACAATAGATGTTTTATGATGATGAGAGATTTAATTAATCAAAAGCAATCAATTCTAACCTCTTTTGACAAGCAgtctaaaaaaattaaaagtgatTATCGAGTTCGGTTGAATGCTTCAATTGATGTggcaaaatttcttttaaaacaAGGAATGTCTTTCCGGGGCCACGATGAAGGTGAAACTTCTATTAAAAGAGGAAACTTTGTAGAACTCTTACAATGGTATGCAGATAGGGATGATGAAGTGAAAAAAGTTGTGCTACAAAGTGCTCCACAAAATAACATGATGATTGCTCCAAATATCCAAAAAGAGATCGTGAATGCTTGTGCGAAAGAAATAATTAAAGCAATAGTTGAAGATTTAAATGGAGATtattttggaattttggttgatgAATCTAAGGACGTCTCTCATAAGGAACAAATGGCTCTTGTTCTGTGGTATGTCAACAAAGAGAGAAAACTTATTGAGCGATTCCTTAGTATTATTCATGTTAAAAAAATAACTTCATCGTCATTACAAAAAGCAATCTATGATTTGCTTTTAGAGCACTCATTGAGTCCATCTCAAATACGGGGACAAGGTTATGATGGAGCTAGTAACATGCAAGGAGAAATCAATGATCTTAAAACTTTAATTCTGAAAGATAATCCTTCGGCATATTGTATACATTGCTTTGCCCATCAATTGCAATTGACTCTTGTAGCCGTTGCAAAAAAAATATTATGA
- the LOC117280600 gene encoding uncharacterized protein: protein MRQFVPSWFKGQFSKWLEYSVKKDVAYCLCCYLFKKEFIHESAGEFYTKNDFRAWNKGLERFCLHVGDVNSVHDKYFKKMLDLSNHHKSIQVVFYEHSNKLKSEYQMRLEASIDVDSYNGMGTGIRDVGKVILENVPQNDILTCPMIQKDIINVYFAKKHFDVEDFFCHVTNVLNVIGGSFKRRDLLRHLQAEKFEQLLESGEVHIGRGLNQERGLQRPELNDRFDVVSSDLLLGMVSLNPANYFANFDKGRIMTLAKYYPNEFDEVHIRDLSYQLDTFIVHMLAGNPKFSKLQGISYLSKALVEANLVQTYSYVYLLVKLTLILPVITATVERAFSSMKQIKNEEWNNTGDQYLNDCLVCYIGRDVFTNVSNDVIIDRFQNLKIH, encoded by the exons ATGCGTCAATTTGTTCCAAGTTGGTTCAAGGGTCAATTTTCTAAATGGTTGGAGTATAGTGTGAAGAAAGATGTGGCATATTGTttatgttgttatttgttcaaaaAAGAATTTATTCATGAAAGTGCGGGCGAATTTTATACAAAGAATGATTTTAGAGCTTGGAATAAGGGTCTTGAAAGATTTTGTTTACATGTTGGTGATGTTAATAGTGTCCATGATAAATATTTCAAGAAGATGCTAGACTTATCAAATCATCATAAATCAATTCAAGTTGTTTTTTATGAGCACTCCAATAAGTTGAAAAGTGAGTATCAGATGCGTTTAGAAGCATCAATTGATGTG GATTCTTACAATGGCATGGGGACAGGCATCCGGGATGTGGGAAAAGTCATATTAGAAAATGTTccacaaaatgatattttgacttGCCCTATGAtccaaaaggatattatcaatgtTT ATTTTGCTAAAAAGCATTTTGATGTTGAAGACTTTTTTTGTCATGTTACTAACGTGTTGAATGTCATTGGAGGATCTTTTAAGCGCAGAGATTTGCTTCGACATCTTCAAGCTGAAAAGTTTGAGCAACTACTTGAGTCCGGTGAAGTTCATATTGGGCGAGGACTAAATCAAGAACGCGGGCTTCAAAGACCAG AGCTTAATGACCGTTTTGATGTAGTGAGTAGCGATTTGCTTCTCGGGATGGTTAGCTTGAATCCAGCCAATTATTTTGCTAATTTTGATAAAGGTAGAATAATGACTTTAGCAAAATATTACCCAAATGAGTTTGATGAGGTACATATTCGAGACTTGAGTTATCAACTTGATACTTTTATAGTTCATATGCTCGCTGGTAATCCCAAGTTCTCCAAGTTACAAGGAATTAGTTATTTGTCAAAAGCATTGGTTGAGGCAAATCTTGTACAGACTTATTCGTATGTTTATTTACTTGTGAAGTTGACTCTGATTTTACCTGTTATTACCGCAACTGTGGAGAGAGCATTCTCATCTATGAAGCAGATAAAGAATGAAGAATGGAATAACACAGGTGACCAATATTTAAATGATTGTTTAGTTTGTTACATAGGGCGTGATGTATTTACAAATGTAAGTAATGATGTCATTATAGATCGTTTTCAAAATCTGAAAATTCATTGA